A section of the Enterobacter sp. C2 genome encodes:
- a CDS encoding pirin family protein, whose protein sequence is MITTRTAKQCGQADFGWLQARYTFSFGHYFDPKLLGYASLRVLNQEVLAPGASFQPRTYPKVDILNLILEGEAEYRDSEGHHVQVKAGEALLIATQPGISYSEHNLSKDKSLTRMQLWLDACPERENAPMQKIAIAGQQQLLASPDGHDESMQLRQQVWLHHIELDEGEQISFQLHGPRAYLQSIHGRFHALTPQEEQKALTCGDGAFIRDEANITLVADTPLRALLVDLPV, encoded by the coding sequence ATGATTACTACCAGAACAGCCAAACAGTGCGGACAGGCAGATTTCGGATGGCTGCAGGCCCGTTACACCTTCTCCTTTGGACACTACTTTGATCCTAAGCTGTTGGGCTATGCCTCCCTGCGGGTGCTAAACCAGGAGGTGCTGGCCCCCGGTGCGTCGTTCCAGCCGCGTACCTATCCTAAAGTGGATATTCTCAACCTGATCCTTGAGGGTGAAGCCGAGTACCGCGACAGCGAAGGCCATCATGTGCAGGTGAAGGCGGGAGAAGCGCTGCTGATCGCAACCCAGCCGGGGATCAGCTACAGCGAACACAACCTGAGCAAAGATAAGTCCCTGACACGGATGCAGCTCTGGCTGGACGCCTGCCCTGAACGCGAGAACGCACCGATGCAAAAGATTGCCATCGCGGGCCAGCAGCAGCTGCTCGCTTCTCCTGATGGGCATGATGAGAGTATGCAGCTTCGCCAGCAGGTCTGGTTGCACCATATTGAACTGGACGAGGGCGAGCAGATCAGCTTTCAGCTGCATGGCCCGCGCGCTTACCTGCAATCAATTCACGGTAGGTTCCATGCCCTGACGCCTCAGGAGGAGCAGAAGGCGCTCACCTGCGGCGACGGAGCCTTTATTCGCGATGAGGCAAACATCACGCTAGTGGCGGATACGCCGCTGCGAGCCCTGCTGGTCGATTTGCCGGTATAG
- the yhaJ gene encoding DNA-binding transcriptional regulator YhaJ, producing MAKERALTLEALRVMDAIDRRGSFAAAADELGRVPSALSYTMQKLEEELDVVLFDRSGHRTKFTNVGRMLLERGRVLLEAADKLTTDAEALARGWETHLTLVSEALVPTPAFFPLVERLATKANTQLSIITEVLAGAWERLEQGRADIVIAPDMHFRSSSEINSRKLYTLLNVYVAAPDHPIHQEPEPLSEVTRVKYRGVAVADTARERPVLTVQLLDKQPRLTVSSLEDKRNALLAGLGVATMPYPLVEQDIAEGRLRVVSPESTSEVDIIMAWRRDSMGEAKAWCLREIPKLFAGK from the coding sequence ATGGCTAAAGAGAGAGCGTTGACGCTCGAAGCATTACGCGTCATGGATGCTATAGACAGACGCGGCAGTTTTGCCGCAGCGGCGGATGAGCTGGGCCGGGTACCTTCCGCGCTGAGCTATACCATGCAGAAGCTGGAGGAGGAGCTGGACGTGGTGCTCTTCGACCGCTCTGGGCACCGGACAAAATTTACCAACGTTGGGCGCATGCTGCTGGAGCGGGGACGCGTGCTGCTGGAGGCTGCCGACAAGCTGACTACCGATGCCGAAGCGCTGGCCCGTGGCTGGGAGACGCACCTGACGTTGGTGAGCGAAGCGCTGGTCCCCACGCCCGCGTTTTTCCCGCTGGTCGAGCGGCTGGCGACGAAAGCCAATACTCAACTCTCCATTATTACCGAAGTGCTGGCAGGGGCGTGGGAGCGCCTGGAGCAGGGCCGGGCGGATATCGTTATCGCCCCGGATATGCACTTCCGCTCGTCGTCAGAGATCAACTCGCGCAAGCTCTATACCCTTCTCAACGTCTACGTTGCCGCGCCGGATCACCCCATCCACCAGGAGCCAGAGCCGCTCTCCGAGGTGACGCGAGTGAAATATCGCGGCGTTGCGGTGGCCGATACCGCCCGTGAGCGCCCGGTGCTTACCGTACAGCTGCTGGACAAGCAGCCGCGTCTGACGGTGAGCAGCCTGGAGGATAAACGCAACGCGCTGCTGGCCGGGCTAGGCGTAGCCACCATGCCTTACCCGCTGGTAGAGCAGGATATTGCCGAAGGGCGTCTGCGGGTGGTCAGCCCGGAGTCTACCAGCGAGGTGGATATCATTATGGCCTGGCGGCGCGACAGCATGGGTGAGGCGAAGGCCTGGTGTCTGCGGGAGATCCCGAAGCTTTTTGCAGGGAAATAG
- a CDS encoding glutathione S-transferase family protein produces MGQLIDGVWHDVWYDTKSTGGRFKRSESAFRNWLTADGEAGPTGEGGFTPEKDRYHLYVSLACPWAHRTLILRTLKGLEPFIDVSVVNPLMLESGWTFDDSFPAATGDKLYQHDFLYQLYLHADPHYTGRVTVPVLWDKKNHTIVSNESADIIRMFNTAFDAHGAKAGDYYPPELRGQIDELNSWIYDNVNNGVYKAGFATSQEAYDEAVENVFASLARLEQILGQHRYLTGNRLTEADIRLWTTLVRFDPVYVTHFKCDKHRISDYLNLHGFLRDIYQMPGIAETVDFAHIRNHYYRSHKTINPTGIISIGPWQDLDEPHGRDIRFG; encoded by the coding sequence ATGGGACAGCTTATTGACGGCGTCTGGCATGACGTCTGGTACGATACAAAGTCAACCGGGGGACGGTTTAAACGCTCGGAGTCCGCGTTCCGTAACTGGCTAACCGCAGACGGCGAAGCAGGCCCGACCGGCGAAGGCGGTTTTACACCTGAGAAAGATCGCTACCATCTTTACGTCTCCCTCGCCTGCCCATGGGCGCACCGCACGCTGATCCTGCGCACGCTGAAAGGCCTTGAGCCATTTATCGACGTATCGGTGGTTAACCCCCTGATGCTGGAGAGCGGCTGGACCTTTGATGATAGCTTTCCTGCCGCCACCGGCGACAAGCTCTATCAGCACGATTTTCTCTATCAGCTCTATCTTCACGCCGATCCGCACTATACCGGGCGCGTTACCGTGCCGGTGCTGTGGGATAAGAAAAACCACACCATCGTCAGCAACGAATCTGCGGATATTATTCGCATGTTCAATACCGCCTTTGACGCACACGGCGCGAAAGCGGGCGACTACTACCCGCCGGAATTGCGGGGGCAGATTGATGAGCTGAATAGCTGGATCTACGACAACGTGAATAACGGCGTCTACAAAGCCGGGTTCGCTACCAGCCAGGAAGCCTATGACGAGGCGGTAGAGAATGTCTTTGCCTCGCTGGCCCGCCTGGAGCAGATCCTTGGCCAGCACCGCTATCTCACCGGCAATCGCCTGACAGAAGCGGATATTCGCCTGTGGACGACGCTGGTGCGCTTTGACCCGGTCTACGTGACACACTTCAAGTGTGATAAGCACCGGATCAGCGACTATCTGAATCTGCATGGCTTCCTGCGCGACATCTATCAGATGCCGGGCATTGCCGAAACCGTGGACTTCGCCCACATTCGCAATCACTACTACCGCAGCCATAAGACCATTAACCCGACGGGGATCATCTCCATCGGACCGTGGCAGGATCTGGACGAGCCGCACGGGCGCGATATTCGCTTCGGCTAA
- a CDS encoding DoxX family protein, with translation MKKLEDVGILVARILMPILFITAGWGKITGYAGTQQYMEAMGVPGFMLPLVILLEFGGGLAILLGFLTRTTALITAVFTLLTAFLFHSNFAEGMNSIMFMKNLTIAGGFLLLGITGPGAFSIDRVLNKKW, from the coding sequence ATGAAAAAATTAGAAGATGTTGGTATTCTGGTAGCGCGTATTCTGATGCCAATTCTGTTTATTACCGCTGGCTGGGGCAAAATCACCGGTTATGCTGGCACGCAGCAGTATATGGAAGCGATGGGCGTACCGGGCTTCATGCTGCCGCTGGTTATCCTGCTTGAGTTCGGCGGCGGTCTGGCGATCCTGCTTGGTTTCCTGACCCGTACCACCGCGCTGATTACCGCCGTCTTTACGCTGCTCACCGCGTTCCTGTTCCACAGCAACTTTGCTGAAGGCATGAACTCCATCATGTTCATGAAAAACCTGACCATCGCAGGCGGCTTCCTGCTGCTGGGTATTACCGGTCCAGGCGCGTTTAGCATCGACCGCGTTCTGAATAAAAAGTGGTAA
- a CDS encoding YqjK-like family protein, which yields MLLSQIQQQRLDLTASRRDWLETTGAYDRGWNTFLSLRSWLLVGSSLLAVRTVRHPNMMLRWAKRGFAAWSTWRLVQTTLKQQRLR from the coding sequence ATGCTGCTAAGCCAGATCCAGCAGCAGCGCCTTGATTTGACCGCCAGTCGTCGCGACTGGTTAGAGACGACGGGCGCTTACGATCGTGGCTGGAACACCTTCCTCAGCCTGCGGTCGTGGCTGCTGGTAGGCAGTAGCCTGTTGGCGGTGCGCACCGTTCGCCATCCCAACATGATGCTGCGTTGGGCGAAACGTGGGTTTGCCGCGTGGAGCACCTGGCGTCTGGTTCAGACCACCCTCAAGCAGCAGCGCCTGCGTTAA
- a CDS encoding phage holin family protein: MADLRQTSGPGKSVLGIGQRIMTILVEMVETRLRLVVVELEEEKANVIQMLLMVGLTMLLAAFGLMSLMVLIIWAIDPQYRLNAMIATTVVLLVGAIIGGFWTMHKARQSTFLRHTRSELANDRSLLEEDK, from the coding sequence ATGGCTGACTTACGTCAAACAAGCGGGCCAGGCAAAAGCGTCCTGGGTATTGGGCAACGCATTATGACCATCCTTGTTGAGATGGTCGAAACGCGCTTGCGACTGGTTGTGGTAGAACTGGAAGAAGAGAAAGCTAACGTCATCCAGATGCTCCTGATGGTGGGGCTTACCATGCTGCTGGCCGCCTTTGGCCTGATGAGCCTGATGGTGCTCATCATCTGGGCTATCGACCCTCAATACCGTCTTAACGCGATGATCGCTACCACTGTGGTTCTGCTGGTAGGCGCCATCATTGGCGGTTTCTGGACGATGCATAAGGCTCGACAATCTACGTTCCTGCGCCATACGCGTAGCGAGCTGGCTAACGATCGTTCTCTGCTGGAGGAGGATAAATAG
- a CDS encoding YqjD family protein encodes MSKSKDTTADHLRAELKSLTDTLEEVLSNSGDKSKEELSKLRTKAERALHESRYRLGETSDVIAKQTREAATRADEYVRENPWTGVGIAAAAGVVLGVLLTRR; translated from the coding sequence ATGTCTAAGTCTAAAGATACTACTGCCGATCATCTGCGCGCTGAGTTGAAATCCCTGACGGATACCCTGGAAGAGGTATTAAGTAACTCCGGGGACAAATCGAAAGAAGAGTTGAGTAAGCTGCGTACTAAAGCAGAGCGTGCTCTGCACGAAAGCCGCTATCGTCTGGGTGAAACCAGCGATGTCATTGCCAAGCAAACCCGTGAAGCCGCCACGCGCGCCGATGAATATGTGCGCGAGAACCCGTGGACTGGTGTAGGGATTGCAGCTGCCGCCGGCGTAGTGCTGGGCGTGCTGCTGACGCGTCGCTGA
- a CDS encoding DUF1090 domain-containing protein, translating to MRYRIVLALSLLSLSAASQAVSLCQEKEQDILREISYAEKHNNQSRVDGLNTALKELKANCTDSKLRADHQKKIAEQKEEVAERQQDLTEAQQKGDADKVTKREHKLKEAQEELRTLEARDY from the coding sequence ATGAGATACCGCATCGTACTGGCGTTAAGCCTTTTATCGTTGAGCGCTGCTTCGCAGGCCGTATCGCTTTGCCAGGAGAAAGAACAGGATATCCTGCGCGAAATTAGCTACGCCGAGAAGCATAATAATCAGAGCCGCGTTGACGGACTGAACACCGCACTCAAAGAGTTAAAAGCCAACTGCACCGACAGCAAGCTGCGCGCAGACCACCAGAAAAAAATTGCTGAACAAAAGGAAGAGGTTGCTGAACGTCAGCAGGATCTGACTGAAGCACAGCAAAAAGGCGATGCGGATAAAGTGACCAAACGTGAACACAAGCTGAAAGAGGCGCAGGAAGAGCTGCGTACGCTTGAGGCCCGTGATTATTAA
- the mzrA gene encoding EnvZ/OmpR regulon moderator MzrA has translation MLFTLLFAAWSTLQQRESTLAIRPGNQSVSVPDGFSVWHHLDANGIRFKSITPKNDTLVITFDSSAQSAAAKVVLDRTLPQGYIIALQDDDDQTAAWLTRLRDTPHRLG, from the coding sequence ATGCTCTTTACCCTGCTCTTCGCTGCCTGGAGTACTCTCCAGCAGCGCGAGTCGACGCTGGCCATTCGTCCGGGTAACCAGAGCGTCAGCGTACCGGACGGCTTCTCCGTCTGGCATCACCTCGACGCTAACGGGATCCGCTTCAAAAGCATTACGCCGAAAAATGACACCCTGGTCATTACCTTTGACTCCAGCGCACAAAGCGCGGCGGCAAAAGTGGTCTTAGACCGCACTTTGCCGCAGGGCTATATCATTGCCCTTCAGGACGACGACGACCAGACGGCAGCCTGGCTTACCCGCCTGCGCGATACCCCTCACCGTCTGGGTTAA
- the yqjA gene encoding DedA family general envelope maintenance protein YqjA: MELFTQLLNALWHQDFETLANPSMIGMLYFVLFMILFLENGLLPAAFLPGDSLLVLVGVLIAKGAMGYPQTILLLTAAASLGCWVSYIQGRWLGNTRIVQNWLSHLPAHYHQRAHHMFHKHGLSALLIGRFIAFVRTLLPTIAGLSGLNNARFQFFNWMSGLLWVVILTTFGYLLGKTPVFRKYEDALMSCLMLLPVVLLVVGLVGSLFVLWKKKYGNRQ; this comes from the coding sequence ATGGAACTATTTACCCAGTTACTGAACGCTTTATGGCACCAGGATTTCGAAACGCTGGCGAATCCTTCCATGATCGGCATGCTCTATTTTGTTTTATTTATGATCCTGTTTCTGGAAAACGGCCTGCTGCCAGCGGCATTTTTACCGGGTGATAGCCTGCTGGTGCTGGTCGGCGTTTTAATTGCCAAAGGGGCGATGGGCTATCCGCAAACGATTTTGCTGCTTACCGCCGCCGCCAGTCTCGGCTGCTGGGTAAGCTATATTCAGGGACGCTGGCTCGGCAATACGCGTATCGTGCAGAACTGGCTGTCACACCTGCCCGCACACTATCATCAGCGGGCGCACCATATGTTCCATAAGCATGGGCTCTCGGCGCTGCTGATTGGCCGCTTTATTGCCTTTGTGCGCACCCTGCTGCCGACCATCGCCGGTCTTTCCGGCCTGAATAATGCTCGCTTCCAGTTCTTCAACTGGATGAGCGGCCTGCTGTGGGTCGTGATCCTCACAACCTTTGGTTATCTGCTGGGCAAGACGCCCGTGTTTCGCAAATATGAAGATGCGCTCATGTCCTGCCTGATGCTGCTGCCGGTGGTGCTGCTGGTGGTTGGGCTGGTTGGCTCGCTGTTCGTTTTATGGAAGAAAAAATATGGAAATCGGCAGTAA
- the exuR gene encoding transcriptional regulator ExuR gives MEITESRRLYQQLAAELKSRIEAGVYLVGDKLPAERFIADEKSVSRTVVREAIIMLEVEGYVEVRKGSGIHVISNQAKYQQIPDESMEFANYGPFELLQARQLIESNIAEFAATQVTKQDIMKLMEIQDKARQEKCFRDSEWDLQFHVQVALATQNTALAAIVEKMWTQRTHNPYWKKLHDHIDARTVDNWCDDHDQILKALIRKDPHAAKVAMWQHLENTKLMLFNETSDDFEFNADRYLFAENPVVHLDTAATAVK, from the coding sequence ATGGAAATCACCGAATCACGCCGTTTATATCAGCAGCTGGCCGCTGAGCTAAAGAGCCGCATTGAGGCCGGCGTGTATCTTGTCGGTGACAAACTGCCCGCCGAGCGTTTTATAGCCGATGAGAAGAGCGTTAGCCGCACCGTGGTGCGCGAAGCGATCATCATGCTGGAAGTAGAAGGCTACGTTGAGGTACGCAAGGGCTCGGGTATCCATGTCATCTCTAACCAGGCGAAGTATCAGCAGATCCCCGACGAATCCATGGAGTTTGCTAACTATGGCCCGTTTGAGCTGTTACAGGCTCGCCAGCTAATTGAAAGTAATATTGCCGAGTTTGCCGCTACCCAGGTGACCAAACAGGACATCATGAAGCTGATGGAGATCCAGGATAAGGCGCGCCAGGAGAAGTGCTTCCGTGACTCAGAGTGGGATCTTCAGTTCCATGTTCAGGTTGCGCTAGCCACACAGAACACCGCCCTGGCAGCAATTGTGGAAAAAATGTGGACTCAGCGCACGCACAACCCCTACTGGAAAAAACTGCACGATCACATTGATGCCCGCACCGTAGACAACTGGTGTGACGATCATGACCAGATCCTTAAGGCACTGATTCGTAAAGATCCCCATGCGGCGAAGGTGGCAATGTGGCAGCATCTGGAGAACACCAAGCTGATGCTGTTCAATGAAACCAGCGATGACTTTGAGTTCAATGCAGACCGCTATCTGTTTGCTGAAAATCCGGTGGTTCACCTCGATACCGCCGCAACCGCCGTAAAATAA
- a CDS encoding MFS transporter, with translation MRKIKGLRWYMIALVTLGTVLGYLTRNTIAAAAPTLMEELHISTQQYSYIIAAYSAAYTIMQPVAGYVLDILGTKVGYAVFAVTWAIFCGATALAGSWGGLALARGAVGAAEAAMIPAGLKAASEWFPAKERSIAVGYFNVGSSIGAMIAPPLVVWAIVMHSWQLAFIISGVLSFAWAMAWLIFYKHPRDQKKLSEEEREYIIGGQEAQHQTNNGKKMTVWQILGTRQFWGIALPRFLAEPAWGTFNAWIPLFMFKVYGFNLKEIAMFAWMPMLFADLGCIVGGYLPPLFQRWFGVNLIVSRKMVVTMGAVLMIGPGMIGLFTSPYVAIGLLCIGGFAHQSLSGALITLSSDVFGRNEVATANGLTGMAAWTASTMFALVVGALADTIGFSPLFAVLAVFDIMGAILIWTVLKSKSAAELEEEKRAVGGPATQH, from the coding sequence ATGCGTAAAATTAAAGGTTTACGTTGGTACATGATAGCGCTGGTGACGCTGGGCACCGTGCTTGGCTACCTGACCCGTAACACCATTGCGGCGGCTGCGCCAACGCTAATGGAAGAGCTGCACATCTCCACGCAGCAGTACTCTTATATCATCGCGGCTTATTCCGCCGCCTACACCATCATGCAGCCGGTTGCAGGCTACGTGCTGGATATTCTGGGTACCAAAGTAGGCTACGCCGTCTTTGCTGTGACCTGGGCAATCTTCTGCGGTGCTACAGCGCTGGCAGGCAGCTGGGGTGGCTTAGCGCTGGCCCGTGGTGCAGTAGGTGCCGCTGAAGCTGCGATGATCCCGGCAGGCCTGAAAGCCGCCTCCGAGTGGTTCCCGGCAAAAGAGCGTTCTATCGCCGTAGGCTACTTCAACGTCGGCTCCTCTATCGGGGCAATGATTGCACCGCCGCTGGTGGTATGGGCAATCGTCATGCACAGCTGGCAGCTGGCCTTCATTATCTCCGGCGTGCTGAGCTTCGCCTGGGCGATGGCCTGGCTGATTTTCTACAAACACCCGCGCGATCAGAAAAAGCTGTCTGAAGAAGAACGCGAATACATCATTGGCGGTCAGGAAGCACAGCACCAGACCAACAACGGTAAGAAGATGACCGTCTGGCAGATTCTGGGTACCCGCCAGTTCTGGGGCATCGCGCTGCCGCGTTTCCTGGCAGAGCCAGCCTGGGGTACCTTCAACGCCTGGATCCCGCTGTTCATGTTTAAAGTCTACGGCTTTAACCTGAAAGAGATCGCCATGTTCGCCTGGATGCCAATGCTGTTCGCAGATCTCGGCTGTATCGTTGGGGGCTACCTGCCGCCGCTGTTCCAGCGCTGGTTTGGTGTGAACCTGATCGTCTCCCGTAAAATGGTAGTGACCATGGGTGCGGTTCTGATGATTGGCCCAGGCATGATCGGCCTGTTCACCAGCCCGTATGTGGCGATTGGCCTGCTGTGTATCGGCGGCTTTGCTCACCAGTCTCTGTCTGGGGCGCTGATCACTCTCTCCTCTGACGTGTTTGGTCGTAACGAAGTGGCTACTGCCAACGGCCTGACCGGTATGGCGGCCTGGACGGCGAGCACCATGTTTGCTCTGGTGGTCGGTGCGCTGGCTGACACCATCGGCTTCAGCCCGCTGTTCGCCGTGCTGGCCGTGTTCGACATCATGGGGGCTATCCTTATCTGGACCGTGCTGAAGAGCAAGTCCGCGGCCGAGCTTGAGGAAGAGAAACGAGCTGTCGGTGGCCCGGCTACCCAGCACTAG
- the uxaC gene encoding glucuronate isomerase yields the protein MTAFMTEDFLLDTEFARRLYHDYAKDQPIFDYHCHLPPQQIADNYRFENLYDIWLKGDHYKWRAMRTNGVPERLCTGDASDREKFDAWAATVPHTIGNPLYHWTHLELRRPFGITGKLLSPATADEIWEQGNALLAQDKFSARGIMQQMNVKMVGTTDDPIDSLEHHASVAKDTDFTIKVLPSWRPDKAFNIELATFNDYMAKLGEVSDTDIRRFSDLQSALTKRLDHFAAHGCKVSDHALDVVLFAEASEAELDSILARRLSGETLSEHEVAQFKTAVLVFLGAEYARREWVQQYHIGALRNNNLRQFKLLGPDVGFDSINDRPMAEELSKLLSKQNEENLLPKTILYCLNPRDNEVLGTMIGNFQGEGMPGKMQFGSGWWFNDQKDGMERQMTQLAQLGLLSRFVGMLTDSRSFLSYTRHEYFRRILCQMIGRWVAAGEAPADIQLLGEMVRNICFNNARDYFAIELN from the coding sequence ATGACCGCTTTTATGACTGAAGATTTCCTGCTGGATACCGAATTTGCTCGCCGTCTGTACCATGATTACGCGAAAGATCAGCCGATTTTCGACTATCATTGCCACCTGCCGCCGCAGCAGATTGCGGACAACTACCGTTTTGAAAACCTGTATGACATCTGGTTGAAAGGCGATCACTATAAGTGGCGTGCAATGCGTACCAACGGCGTGCCTGAGCGCCTGTGTACCGGCGATGCCTCTGACCGCGAGAAGTTTGACGCGTGGGCAGCCACCGTGCCGCACACCATTGGCAACCCGTTATACCACTGGACGCACCTCGAACTGCGCCGCCCGTTTGGTATTACAGGTAAGCTGCTCTCTCCGGCGACCGCCGATGAGATTTGGGAGCAGGGCAATGCGCTGCTGGCCCAGGATAAATTCTCCGCACGCGGTATCATGCAGCAGATGAATGTGAAGATGGTCGGCACCACCGACGATCCGATCGACTCTCTGGAGCATCACGCCAGCGTGGCTAAAGACACCGACTTCACTATCAAAGTGCTGCCGAGCTGGCGTCCGGATAAGGCGTTCAACATCGAGCTGGCGACCTTTAACGACTACATGGCGAAGCTGGGTGAAGTCTCTGATACTGACATCCGCCGCTTTAGCGATCTGCAATCCGCGCTGACCAAGCGTCTGGATCACTTTGCCGCCCACGGCTGTAAAGTCTCTGACCATGCGTTGGACGTGGTGCTGTTTGCCGAAGCGAGCGAAGCCGAGCTGGACAGCATCCTCGCACGTCGTCTGTCAGGCGAAACCCTGAGCGAACATGAAGTGGCGCAGTTTAAAACTGCCGTGCTGGTCTTCCTCGGCGCAGAATATGCCCGTCGCGAATGGGTACAGCAGTACCACATTGGCGCGCTGCGTAATAACAACCTGCGCCAGTTCAAACTGCTGGGGCCGGATGTTGGCTTCGACTCCATCAACGATCGTCCGATGGCGGAAGAGCTCTCTAAGCTGCTGAGCAAGCAGAACGAAGAGAACCTGCTGCCGAAAACCATTCTTTACTGCCTGAACCCGCGCGATAACGAAGTGCTGGGGACCATGATCGGCAACTTCCAGGGTGAAGGTATGCCGGGCAAAATGCAGTTCGGCTCCGGCTGGTGGTTTAACGATCAGAAGGATGGCATGGAGCGTCAGATGACCCAGCTGGCACAGCTTGGCCTGTTAAGCCGCTTCGTGGGTATGCTGACCGATAGCCGCAGCTTCCTCTCCTATACCCGTCACGAGTACTTCCGTCGCATCCTGTGCCAGATGATTGGCCGCTGGGTCGCCGCCGGGGAAGCACCGGCAGATATCCAGCTGCTGGGCGAGATGGTGAGAAATATCTGCTTTAACAATGCGCGTGATTACTTCGCGATTGAACTGAACTAA
- a CDS encoding altronate dehydratase family protein, giving the protein MQYIKIHSLDNVAVALADLAEGAEISVDNHTVQLRQPVGRGHKFALQPIPQGQNVVKYGLPIGHATADIAAGEYIHSHNARTNLSDLDEYSYQPDLQAAQAQAADRDVEIYRRANGEVGIRNELWILPTVGCVNGIARQIQTRFLKETQNAEGTDGVFLFSHTYGCSQLGDDHVNTRTMLQNMVRHPNAGAVLVIGLGCENNQVDVFRETLGDFDPDRVHFMVCQHQEDEVEAGLEHMHQLYNAMRNDKREPGKLSELKFGLECGGSDGLSGITANPMLGRFSDYVIGNGGTTVLTEVPEMFGAEQILMSHCRDESTFEKTVTMVNDFKQYFIAHNQPIYENPSPGNKAGGITTLEEKSLGCTQKAGASQVVDVLRYGERLKTHGLNLLSAPGNDAVATSALAGAGCHMVLFSTGRGTPYGGFVPTVKIATNSELAAKKKHWIDFDAGQLIHGKLMPQVLTEFVDTIVEIANGKQTCNERNEFRELAIFKSGVTL; this is encoded by the coding sequence ATGCAATACATCAAGATCCATTCGCTAGATAACGTCGCAGTCGCTCTGGCTGACCTGGCGGAAGGCGCGGAAATCAGTGTCGATAACCACACCGTGCAGCTGCGCCAGCCGGTGGGACGCGGGCATAAGTTTGCCCTGCAGCCCATCCCGCAGGGGCAAAACGTGGTGAAATACGGTCTGCCGATTGGCCACGCCACGGCAGATATCGCAGCGGGTGAATACATTCACTCTCACAATGCGCGCACCAATCTGAGCGATCTGGACGAGTATAGCTATCAACCCGATCTTCAGGCTGCGCAGGCGCAGGCGGCAGATCGTGACGTTGAGATCTACCGCCGGGCCAACGGCGAGGTGGGGATCCGCAATGAGCTGTGGATCCTGCCGACCGTTGGCTGCGTCAACGGTATCGCTCGCCAGATCCAGACCCGTTTCTTAAAAGAGACGCAGAATGCTGAAGGCACCGACGGCGTCTTCCTGTTCAGCCATACCTACGGCTGCTCGCAGCTTGGGGACGACCACGTCAACACCCGCACTATGCTGCAAAACATGGTGCGCCACCCCAACGCGGGTGCGGTGCTGGTGATTGGTCTCGGCTGTGAGAACAACCAGGTTGATGTGTTCCGCGAAACGCTGGGCGATTTCGATCCAGACCGCGTCCACTTTATGGTCTGCCAACACCAGGAAGACGAAGTGGAAGCAGGCCTGGAGCATATGCACCAGCTCTATAACGCGATGCGTAATGATAAACGCGAACCGGGCAAGCTGAGCGAGCTGAAATTTGGACTTGAGTGCGGCGGCTCCGATGGCCTCTCTGGCATCACCGCTAACCCGATGCTGGGTCGCTTCTCGGACTATGTGATCGGCAACGGCGGTACTACCGTGCTGACCGAGGTACCGGAGATGTTTGGTGCCGAGCAGATCCTGATGAGCCACTGCCGCGATGAGTCCACGTTTGAAAAAACCGTCACCATGGTGAACGACTTCAAACAGTACTTTATCGCCCACAACCAGCCGATCTACGAGAACCCATCGCCGGGTAACAAAGCGGGTGGCATTACCACCCTGGAAGAGAAGTCGCTGGGCTGCACCCAGAAAGCAGGGGCCAGCCAGGTGGTTGACGTGCTGCGCTACGGCGAACGTCTGAAAACCCACGGTCTGAACCTGCTGAGCGCGCCGGGTAACGACGCCGTTGCCACCAGCGCCCTGGCTGGCGCGGGCTGCCATATGGTGCTCTTCTCTACCGGACGCGGTACGCCTTACGGCGGCTTTGTACCGACGGTGAAAATCGCCACCAACAGCGAGCTGGCGGCGAAGAAAAAGCACTGGATCGACTTCGATGCCGGTCAGCTGATCCATGGCAAACTGATGCCGCAGGTGCTGACCGAATTTGTGGATACCATCGTTGAGATCGCTAACGGCAAACAGACTTGCAATGAGCGCAACGAGTTCCGCGAGCTGGCAATCTTTAAGAGTGGTGTGACGCTGTAA